GCCACCATTGCCACCACCCGCACTAAGAATATTATCATTAGCAACTACTCCTATACTGCTGGTATTGGTTTTACCGTCAATGGTCCACGAGCTTTCGCCGGTTGTGCCGGTTCCGGGATCGGTACTGTCTTTTTTACAGCTAAATAATAGCGTTACACAGCATACGGCTAAGGCGGATAAAAAAACTTTTTTCATTTGTAAGTTGTTTTTTGGTTATAAATATTACAAATGAAAATATAAAATATGTGAGTAACAAAAAAAATTAAATTATTTGATAAGCATCAAGCTTATGCTGTTACCACGTTCACATCCAGATCGGGGTTATTATTTAGAAAGATCGCCATATCATCGTTCATGGTAAAGCCTTTTTCAAGCGTATACATACCTACTTTGTAATCGTTTCTTATATCTTTTAAATTAAAACGCAAGCCGGATTTGCCGGGATTTTGTCGAATATTGTTCTCTATAAAATCCACCATTTCCGGTTTAATGAATTGCGGCTCTATATTGATCACTATTTGCTTGGTAAGGGTAGGTTTTACCGTTTCGAGTAAATGGATTTTTGATAACTTAAACTCATATTGATCACTGTTGTAACGTTGTTTAAAAGCACCTTCCACCATTACGATCATTCCTTTTTCCAAATAGTTCGTGTATTTCACATAATCTTCGCTCCATAGCATGAACTCACTTTTATCGCTGTAATCTTCAATGGTCAATATGCCGAAATTCTTTCCTGTTTTGGTTACCCGGTGTTGGGCATCTATTACCAGACCTGCTACACGAAAAGCCCTGTAAGGGTTAGGATGTGTTGCCACGGCTGCTTTAAATTCGTTGTATTCTGCTAAAGAGGTAATATTATAATGTCTCATCTCAAACTTAAAGTTATCCAGCGGATGCCCGCTCATGTACATGCCCGTAACTTCCTTTTCAAAATCAAGTTTTACCGATAGCGGCCAAGGCTCGCAAATAGGTAATTTTGGTGCAGCGATCTCAGGCATTTGCAGGTCGCCAAATAAAGTATTGGTAGCACTGGATGCCTGCGATTGAAAAATGTTCCCAAACTTTACGACTTTCTCCAAACCGGGAGAATCGCCGGGAACCTGGAAGAAGTATTGCGCCCGATGAATGTCTTTATAACAATCAAAAGCACCGGAGTACGCCAAGCTTTCCAGCGATTTTTTATTTACAGTTCTAAGGTTTGCCCGCTTTACCAGGTCGTAAATAGTAGTGAAGGGACCACGTTTGCCTCTTTCTTCAATAATACTGTCAATAGCAGCTTCACCTACGCCTTTTAATCCGCTGAAGCCAAAGCGTATCTCGCCTTTATCATTTACAGCAAAGCCGCTTTGCGATTCATTGATATCCGGACCCAATACTGTAATGCCCATGCGTTTGCACTCTTCCATAAAGAAGGTGATCTTATCAATGCTGCCGGCATGGTTTAAAACCGCCGCCATGTATTCACTTGGATAATGCGATTTTAAATAAGCCGTTTGATAGGCTACAAATGCATAGCAGGTGGAATGTGATTTATTAAAAGCGTACTGTGCAAATGCCTCCCAGTCCGTCCATACTTTTTCCAGGATATCTTTAGGGTGTCCTTTGCCGGTAGCTCCTTCAATGAACTTCACTTTCATTTTATCCAGCACCGCTTTTTGTTTCTTACCCATTGCCTTACGCAATACGTCGGCATCTCCTTTACTAAAGCCTGCCAGCTTTTGCGAAAGCAACATCACCTGTTCCTGGTAAACTGTAATACCGTAGGTTTCCTTCAGGTATTCTTCCATATCGGCAAGATCATAGACAACCTGTTTCTTGCCATGCTTTCTATCTACATAATCAGGAATATACGCCATCGGACCGGGGCGATACAAGGCATTCATAGCGATAAGATCATCAAATTTATCCGGCTTTAATTCACGCAGATACTTTTGCATACCAGCACTTTCAAACTGGAATGTACCATTGGTATCGCCTTGTTGATAGAGCTGGTATGTTTTTTCATCATCCAACGGAATATCATCGATCGCTATATCTACATTATGATTTTCCTTTATCAGCTTTAATGCAGTTTTAAGAATGCTAAGGGTTTTTAAACCCAGGAAGTCCATTTTAATTACACCTGCCTCTTCGATCACACTGCCTTCAATTTGTGTGATCCATAATTCCGATTCTTTGGAAGTGGCTACCGGTAATAGTTCTGTCAGGTCTTTCGGTGCAATGATAATACCTGCGGCATGGATGCCGGTATTGCGAACAGAACCTTCCAATACCTCAGCTTCATGTAATATCTTGCTGAGTACGTCAGTGCCATTATATATCTCACGCAGTTTTTTTACATTCTCAATATCATCCGCTATCAATGCTTCTTTTTCTTCCAACGATTTCTCGCCGTCTTTTGCTTCCTTAGCAGTAATAGGAGCCTTTAATAATCTTTTTAAAACAATACCCGGACGTTCAGGAACCAATTTGGATAAAGCCCTGCTCTCCGGCAAAGGCAGATCCATTACACGGGCAACATCGGCAATGCTCGATTTAGCAGCCATGGTACCGTAGGTAATAATTTGTGCTACCTGGTTCTTACCATATTTCTGAACAACGTAATCAATTACCTTTTGGCGTCCTTCATCATCAAAGTCCGTATCAATATCGGGCATTGACTTACGTTCGGGATTTAAGAATCTTTCAAAAAGTAAATTGTATTTTATGGGATCGATATTGGTAATGCCGATGCAATATGCTACCACACTGCCAGCCGCAGAACCACGACCGGGACCTACAAACACACCAATTTCCCTGCCTGCACGAATGAAATCACTTACAATTAAAAAGTACCCGGCAAACCCCATGTTACGAATAACTTCCAGCTCAAACTTTATGCGTTCTTCCGTCTCGGGAGTTAATATTTTATAACGATCTTTTGCACCCGACCATGTTATGCTTTCTAAATAATCATCCTGCGATTTAAAGTTAGCAGGCACCACAAAATTGGGCAACAGGATATCACGTTTTAGATCCAGTATTTCAACCTTATCTACAATTTCATTGGTGTTGTCAATTGCTTCGGGTAAATCATCAAACACAGTTGACATTTCCTGCGTGGTCTTAAAATAAAACTGGTCGTTGGGAAATGCAAAGCGTTTGTTTTTAATTAAAACGTCATCATCAGTAAATTCACGAAGGGCAGGAGTGGCTTGTTTTTCGCCCGTATTAATGCACAACAAAATATCATGCGCATTAAAATCTTTTTGATCAACATAATGAGAATCGTTGCTGGCAATAACTTTTACATTATACTTTTTGGCATACTTTAATAGTATCTCGTTTACCTTATCCTGTTCAGGAATACCGTGGCGTTGCAACTCTACGTAATAATCCTGCTGAAATATATTCAACCACCATTTGAATTCATTCTCGCCTTCTGCTTCGCCTTTTTTTAATATAGTTTGAGGCACTAAGGCGCCAAGACAACAAGTGGTTGCTATTAACCCCTC
The Ferruginibacter albus DNA segment above includes these coding regions:
- the dnaE gene encoding DNA polymerase III subunit alpha, with the protein product MKFSHLHVHTQFSLLDGAAPIKSLYKKAIADGMPALAISDHGNMFGAFEFVKEAYNHKNDDGTLKIKPIVGCEFYITQDRTRKNFSKEEKDPRHHQILLAKNDVGYKNLVKLTSLGYIEGMYSKYPRIDKELIHKYHEGLIATTCCLGALVPQTILKKGEAEGENEFKWWLNIFQQDYYVELQRHGIPEQDKVNEILLKYAKKYNVKVIASNDSHYVDQKDFNAHDILLCINTGEKQATPALREFTDDDVLIKNKRFAFPNDQFYFKTTQEMSTVFDDLPEAIDNTNEIVDKVEILDLKRDILLPNFVVPANFKSQDDYLESITWSGAKDRYKILTPETEERIKFELEVIRNMGFAGYFLIVSDFIRAGREIGVFVGPGRGSAAGSVVAYCIGITNIDPIKYNLLFERFLNPERKSMPDIDTDFDDEGRQKVIDYVVQKYGKNQVAQIITYGTMAAKSSIADVARVMDLPLPESRALSKLVPERPGIVLKRLLKAPITAKEAKDGEKSLEEKEALIADDIENVKKLREIYNGTDVLSKILHEAEVLEGSVRNTGIHAAGIIIAPKDLTELLPVATSKESELWITQIEGSVIEEAGVIKMDFLGLKTLSILKTALKLIKENHNVDIAIDDIPLDDEKTYQLYQQGDTNGTFQFESAGMQKYLRELKPDKFDDLIAMNALYRPGPMAYIPDYVDRKHGKKQVVYDLADMEEYLKETYGITVYQEQVMLLSQKLAGFSKGDADVLRKAMGKKQKAVLDKMKVKFIEGATGKGHPKDILEKVWTDWEAFAQYAFNKSHSTCYAFVAYQTAYLKSHYPSEYMAAVLNHAGSIDKITFFMEECKRMGITVLGPDINESQSGFAVNDKGEIRFGFSGLKGVGEAAIDSIIEERGKRGPFTTIYDLVKRANLRTVNKKSLESLAYSGAFDCYKDIHRAQYFFQVPGDSPGLEKVVKFGNIFQSQASSATNTLFGDLQMPEIAAPKLPICEPWPLSVKLDFEKEVTGMYMSGHPLDNFKFEMRHYNITSLAEYNEFKAAVATHPNPYRAFRVAGLVIDAQHRVTKTGKNFGILTIEDYSDKSEFMLWSEDYVKYTNYLEKGMIVMVEGAFKQRYNSDQYEFKLSKIHLLETVKPTLTKQIVINIEPQFIKPEMVDFIENNIRQNPGKSGLRFNLKDIRNDYKVGMYTLEKGFTMNDDMAIFLNNNPDLDVNVVTA